The segment CCGAGCGATGCGGGTCGGGCACGGGCTGCATCGCGTCGACGATCTCTTCGCCTCGGCGGCGCGTGGGCAGGCGATCGGCAGTGTCCTCTCGGCGCTCCTGCCACCGCCTGCCTGGATCGTGCAATCGGCCGTCGTGTACAAGCAGCCCCGATCGGACGTCGTCCAGTTCGGCCTGCACCAAGACGCAGCGTATCTCACGACGGAGCCGGAATCGCTGGTGCTCGCGTTTTTGGCCCTCGATGACATGGACGCGGAAAACGGGGCGCTCTCCGTGGTGCCGGGGACGCACCGCGATCCGCTGCACGTGGCGCTCGCCATGGGCCCCGATGGGTTTTATCCCGTGGAAGGACGGCCGCGGCCGGAGCGCGATTACACGCCGGAACTCCTCCCCATGCGACGTGGAACCGTGGCATTCATCCATGGACGCACGCTCCACGCCTCGGGGCCGAATCGATCGCCCCGGCCGCGGCGGGCTCTCATCGTCCACGCGATGAGCGGAACGTCACGGCTCGCGTCGAATACATGGATACAGCCGCCCCCCGAGGGCTTCCAGTCGATCTGATGTCGGCCCCCGGCGCTCCTCCCCCGGTTCGCCTCGATCGCGCATGCGCGCTGCGAGACAC is part of the Polyangium spumosum genome and harbors:
- a CDS encoding phytanoyl-CoA dioxygenase family protein; translated protein: MSITPAEQEAFARDGYFVRPGSVPATMVDALNARLSRLITRCAADHQDGTRKSLAFWDILRGSRDDASVCWDVSRGEMPARAEDWEARAMRVGHGLHRVDDLFASAARGQAIGSVLSALLPPPAWIVQSAVVYKQPRSDVVQFGLHQDAAYLTTEPESLVLAFLALDDMDAENGALSVVPGTHRDPLHVALAMGPDGFYPVEGRPRPERDYTPELLPMRRGTVAFIHGRTLHASGPNRSPRPRRALIVHAMSGTSRLASNTWIQPPPEGFQSI